The following proteins are co-located in the Bordetella bronchialis genome:
- a CDS encoding cell division protein ZipA C-terminal FtsZ-binding domain-containing protein yields the protein MSDLQIGLIVLGVLLILMVLGFNWWQDRRVRRRMQAHFPSNEHDPLLGTAGQESAAPPRASSASAAPSPSQRREPGFNGGSPAGAAATGAHEAVAAPAGGPADGDDREEADPACEVVIEVTFAEPVRGADLLPVTQSMRAAGRKPMRVFGQTDDQRHRARLRGDERYASLQIAVLLANRTGPLTAIEWSQAWARAQDLGERFDAAIEGPDQQAVLEQAARLDDTCAALDTQVGLTLLLGGAQPAAEVLAVARDLGFIHDGPRLVWMSDVGLPRFTLTRGDGAAFDAGMGGVERLNLLLDVPCSPADERAFGRMVDVGRQLAQRLRAELVDDQGKPLADASVTVIDERLQVLFGQLEQAGLRAGSERALRVFS from the coding sequence ATGAGTGATTTGCAGATCGGGCTGATCGTCCTGGGTGTCCTGCTCATCCTGATGGTGTTGGGCTTCAACTGGTGGCAGGACCGCCGGGTGCGCCGCAGGATGCAGGCCCATTTCCCCAGTAATGAGCACGACCCCCTGCTGGGCACGGCGGGCCAGGAGAGCGCCGCGCCGCCACGGGCGTCCTCCGCGTCCGCGGCCCCGTCTCCCTCGCAGCGGCGCGAGCCTGGCTTCAATGGCGGTTCCCCCGCCGGCGCCGCCGCGACGGGCGCACACGAAGCGGTTGCCGCGCCGGCCGGCGGACCGGCCGACGGCGACGACCGCGAGGAAGCCGATCCGGCCTGCGAGGTCGTCATCGAGGTCACTTTCGCGGAGCCGGTGCGTGGCGCCGACCTGTTGCCGGTCACGCAGAGCATGCGCGCCGCGGGCCGCAAGCCCATGCGCGTCTTCGGCCAGACGGACGACCAGCGCCACCGCGCGCGCCTGCGCGGCGACGAGCGCTACGCATCGTTGCAGATCGCCGTGCTGCTGGCCAACCGCACGGGCCCGCTTACCGCCATCGAATGGTCGCAGGCCTGGGCTCGCGCGCAGGACCTTGGAGAGCGTTTCGACGCCGCCATCGAAGGGCCGGACCAGCAGGCTGTCCTGGAACAGGCCGCCCGCCTGGACGACACCTGCGCGGCCCTGGATACGCAGGTCGGCCTGACCCTGTTGCTGGGCGGTGCCCAGCCCGCGGCGGAAGTCCTGGCCGTGGCGCGCGACCTGGGATTCATTCATGACGGCCCGCGCCTGGTATGGATGTCGGATGTGGGCTTGCCGCGTTTCACGCTCACGCGGGGCGACGGCGCCGCCTTCGACGCCGGCATGGGCGGCGTCGAGCGGCTGAATCTGCTGCTGGACGTGCCCTGCAGTCCCGCCGACGAGCGCGCCTTCGGACGCATGGTGGACGTCGGACGCCAATTGGCGCAGCGGCTGCGCGCCGAACTGGTCGACGACCAGGGCAAGCCGCTGGCCGATGCCTCCGTCACGGTCATCGACGAACGCCTGCAAGTGTTGTTCGGCCAGCTGGAGCAGGCCGGCCTGCGTGCGGGCAGCGAACGGGCGTTGCGGGTGTTTTCGTGA
- the smc gene encoding chromosome segregation protein SMC, which produces MRLTQIKLAGFKSFVDPTVIPVPSQLVGVVGPNGCGKSNIIDAVRWVLGEAKASELRGESMQDVIFNGSGNRKPAARASVEMVFDNTEGRAAGQWSTYAEIAVRRVLTRDGTSSYFVNNQQVRRRDIHDIFLGTGLGARGYAIIGQGMINRLIEARPEELRVFLEEAAGVSRYKERRRETENRLSDTRENLTRVEDILRELNSQLEKLEAQAEVAREYRELQADGERKQHALWFLKETGARQEREKKTQEIERAQNELEAAIAELRAGEAALESRRQAHYAASDLVHTAQGQLYEANAQVSRLEAEIRHVVESRNRVQARREQLTRQIEEWDSQQTHCTEQIAQAEEDLAAGAERAQEARAMAEDAQAALPGIEAKVRDAAQGRDAMRSALARVEQDLALVAQSQRDADRQLQALEQRRERLQQEMRELQTPDPARLEELAGALASGQEQLDAAQEELAALEARLPEADAERSRAQAAVQQEAQTLARLEARLAALSKLQEDVQKQGALEPWLAKHELAGLSRLWQKLHIEAGWETALEAALRERMAALEVRSLDWAKAFADDAPPARLAFYQLPVAAPAPAAASGLQPLTGLLRIADADLRTLMNDWLRDVYVSDSLAQALAGRASLPPGGAYVVKDGHLVDAHSVRFYAADSEQAGMLARQQEIENLQRELKAQQLIADQGRAAVARSEAAWQQVSQALVPARQRVAEVTRRVHDIQLEYSRLQQQAEQSGERGARLREDLAEINAQEEELRAAREDAEVRFETLDQELAEHQSRFADAEIEGETLSEQAEAARARLRELERAVHESEFAQRGIEARIQDLRRNQQLAADQSQRARAELEQLQGELFELDASASQAGLQDALELRAEREEALARARIEMDNLAAQLRGADEDRVRLEQSLEPRRARIMELQLQEQAARLAEEQFSEQLNGHEVDRQALAQSLESMPEEWRRASWLQSEVTRISRQIDSLGSVNLAALDELTTSRERKQFLDSQQTDLMTAIETLEDAIRKIDRETRELLQETFNTVNGHFGELFPKLFGGGEAKLMMTGDEILDAGVQVMAQPPGKRNSTIHLLSGGEKALTATALVFALFKLNPAPFCLLDEVDAPLDDANTERYANLVSAMSEQTQFLFISHNKIAMQMAKQLVGVTMQEQGVSRIVAVDIDSAVQLAAEAA; this is translated from the coding sequence GTGCGTCTTACCCAGATAAAACTCGCCGGCTTCAAATCGTTCGTCGATCCCACCGTCATTCCGGTCCCCAGCCAGTTGGTCGGCGTGGTCGGGCCCAATGGCTGCGGCAAATCGAACATTATCGATGCCGTACGCTGGGTCCTGGGCGAGGCCAAGGCTTCCGAGCTGCGTGGCGAATCCATGCAGGACGTGATCTTCAACGGGTCGGGCAACCGCAAGCCGGCGGCCCGCGCCTCGGTGGAAATGGTCTTCGACAACACCGAAGGCCGCGCCGCCGGGCAATGGAGCACCTATGCGGAAATCGCGGTGCGGCGCGTCCTGACGCGGGACGGCACCAGCAGCTATTTCGTCAATAACCAGCAGGTGCGCCGCCGCGACATCCATGACATCTTCCTGGGCACCGGCCTGGGGGCGCGCGGCTACGCCATCATCGGCCAGGGCATGATCAACCGCCTGATCGAGGCCCGGCCAGAGGAACTGCGCGTTTTCCTGGAGGAAGCCGCCGGCGTATCGCGCTACAAGGAGCGCCGCCGCGAGACCGAGAACCGCCTGTCCGACACCCGCGAGAACCTGACCCGGGTCGAGGACATCCTGCGCGAGCTCAACAGTCAGCTGGAAAAGCTGGAGGCCCAGGCCGAAGTGGCGCGCGAGTACCGCGAGCTGCAGGCCGACGGCGAGCGCAAGCAGCACGCGCTGTGGTTCCTGAAGGAAACCGGCGCGCGCCAGGAGCGCGAAAAGAAAACCCAGGAAATCGAACGGGCGCAGAACGAGCTGGAAGCCGCCATCGCCGAGCTGCGCGCGGGCGAAGCCGCGCTGGAATCGCGCCGCCAGGCCCACTATGCCGCCAGCGATCTCGTCCACACCGCCCAGGGCCAGCTATACGAAGCCAACGCCCAGGTCAGCCGCCTGGAAGCCGAGATCCGTCACGTGGTGGAATCGCGCAACCGGGTGCAGGCGCGCCGCGAGCAACTGACCCGCCAGATCGAGGAATGGGATAGCCAGCAGACGCACTGCACCGAACAGATCGCCCAGGCCGAGGAAGACCTGGCCGCGGGCGCCGAGCGCGCGCAGGAAGCGCGCGCGATGGCCGAGGACGCCCAGGCGGCCCTGCCGGGCATAGAGGCCAAGGTCCGCGATGCGGCCCAGGGGCGCGACGCGATGCGCAGCGCGCTGGCGCGGGTCGAGCAGGACCTGGCGCTGGTCGCCCAGAGCCAGCGCGACGCCGACCGGCAATTGCAGGCGCTGGAACAGCGACGCGAGCGGCTGCAGCAGGAAATGCGCGAACTGCAAACGCCGGATCCCGCGCGGCTCGAGGAACTCGCCGGCGCGCTGGCCTCCGGCCAGGAGCAGCTGGACGCCGCGCAGGAAGAACTTGCCGCGCTGGAAGCGCGCCTGCCGGAAGCCGACGCCGAGCGCAGCCGCGCGCAGGCGGCCGTCCAGCAAGAGGCGCAGACGCTGGCCCGGCTGGAAGCGCGGCTGGCGGCCCTCTCCAAGCTCCAGGAAGACGTGCAGAAGCAGGGCGCGCTGGAACCCTGGCTGGCCAAGCACGAGCTGGCCGGCCTGTCGCGGCTGTGGCAAAAGCTGCATATCGAGGCGGGTTGGGAAACGGCGCTGGAAGCGGCCCTGCGTGAACGCATGGCCGCGCTGGAAGTGCGCAGCCTGGATTGGGCCAAGGCCTTCGCCGACGATGCGCCGCCGGCGCGCCTGGCCTTCTACCAATTGCCCGTCGCGGCGCCCGCGCCGGCCGCGGCGAGCGGCCTGCAGCCCCTGACCGGCCTGCTGCGCATCGCCGATGCCGATCTGCGCACCCTGATGAACGACTGGCTGCGCGACGTCTACGTCAGCGACAGCCTGGCGCAGGCGCTGGCGGGGCGGGCTTCGCTGCCGCCGGGCGGCGCCTATGTGGTGAAGGACGGCCATCTGGTCGACGCCCACAGCGTGCGCTTCTACGCCGCCGATTCGGAACAGGCCGGCATGCTGGCCCGGCAGCAGGAAATCGAAAACCTGCAGCGCGAACTGAAGGCGCAGCAGCTCATCGCCGATCAGGGACGCGCGGCGGTCGCCCGCAGCGAGGCAGCCTGGCAGCAGGTGTCGCAGGCCCTGGTCCCCGCCCGCCAGCGCGTGGCGGAAGTCACCCGCCGGGTGCATGACATCCAACTGGAGTATTCCCGCCTGCAGCAGCAGGCGGAACAATCGGGCGAACGCGGTGCGCGCCTGCGCGAGGACCTGGCCGAGATCAACGCCCAGGAAGAAGAGCTGCGCGCGGCACGCGAGGATGCCGAGGTGCGCTTCGAAACGCTGGACCAGGAACTGGCGGAACACCAGTCGCGTTTCGCCGATGCCGAGATCGAGGGCGAGACCCTTTCCGAGCAGGCCGAGGCGGCGCGCGCCCGGTTGCGCGAACTCGAGCGCGCGGTGCACGAATCCGAATTCGCGCAACGCGGCATCGAGGCGCGCATCCAGGATTTGCGCCGCAACCAGCAGTTGGCGGCCGACCAGAGCCAGCGCGCCCGCGCCGAACTCGAGCAATTGCAGGGCGAGCTGTTCGAACTGGATGCATCCGCGTCGCAGGCGGGCTTGCAAGACGCGCTGGAGCTGCGCGCCGAGCGCGAGGAAGCCCTGGCGCGCGCGCGTATCGAAATGGACAACCTGGCCGCCCAGTTGCGGGGCGCCGACGAAGACCGGGTACGCCTGGAACAGTCGCTGGAACCGCGGCGCGCGCGCATCATGGAGCTGCAGTTGCAGGAGCAGGCCGCGCGCCTGGCCGAAGAGCAGTTCAGCGAACAGCTGAACGGCCACGAAGTCGACCGCCAGGCGCTCGCGCAGTCGCTGGAATCCATGCCGGAAGAATGGCGCCGCGCCAGTTGGCTGCAGTCCGAGGTCACGCGCATTTCGCGGCAGATCGACAGCCTGGGCTCGGTGAACCTGGCGGCGCTGGACGAACTGACCACCTCGCGCGAGCGCAAGCAATTCCTGGATTCGCAGCAGACGGACCTGATGACGGCCATCGAAACCCTGGAAGACGCCATCCGCAAGATCGACCGCGAAACCCGCGAACTGCTGCAGGAGACCTTCAACACCGTCAACGGGCATTTCGGCGAGCTGTTCCCCAAGCTGTTCGGCGGCGGCGAGGCCAAGCTCATGATGACCGGCGACGAAATCCTGGACGCGGGCGTGCAGGTCATGGCGCAACCGCCCGGCAAGCGCAACAGCACCATCCACCTGCTGTCCGGCGGGGAAAAGGCGCTGACCGCGACGGCCCTGGTGTTCGCGCTGTTCAAATTGAATCCCGCGCCGTTCTGCCTGCTGGACGAAGTCGATGCGCCGCTGGACGACGCGAATACCGAGCGCTACGCCAATCTGGTCAGCGCCATGAGCGAACAGACCCAATTCCTTTTTATTTCGCACAACAAGATCGCCATGCAGATGGCAAAGCAATTGGTCGGCGTTACGATGCAGGAACAGGGCGTGTCCCGCATCGTGGCCGTGGATATCGATTCGGCGGTTCAGCTCGCGGCCGAAGCCGCATAA
- the lplT gene encoding lysophospholipid transporter LplT — protein MKRGFFLVMAAQALSSLADNALFIAAIALIQELRGPDWMAPIMKWSFALAYVLLAAFVGAIADSYAKGRVMFATNALKVGGCLLMFSYASLGIAPVHQTYLVCLAYAMVGVGAAAYSPAKYGIVTEMLPPELLVKGNSWIEGLTVISIILGTVLGGALISPEISHAILHHPLSSKLVHTPAEAAILVIAGVYLLAAACNLLIPNTHVRYPPQQKNPIRLISTFGGYVRVLWKDKLGQISLAVTTLFWGAGATLQLIVIEWGRSQLGYRLDQASILMGIAAVGTVIGSILAGRIPLRKALSVLPVGAGMGLVVLLMPLVHATWSVYMLLLVVGGLAGFFVVPMNALLQHRGHVLLSAGHSIAVQNFNEQLNILLMVAVYTLLLWLNLPIGLIIVIFGSIVAILMLIFMRWSRRNMQERPELIGQIGQEGHGKALEGQAH, from the coding sequence TTGAAACGCGGCTTCTTTCTGGTCATGGCGGCGCAGGCCCTTTCCTCGCTGGCGGACAATGCGCTATTCATCGCGGCGATTGCCCTCATCCAGGAACTGCGCGGTCCTGATTGGATGGCGCCCATCATGAAGTGGTCCTTCGCGCTGGCCTACGTGCTGCTGGCGGCCTTCGTCGGCGCCATCGCGGACTCCTATGCCAAGGGCCGCGTCATGTTCGCCACCAATGCGCTGAAAGTAGGCGGCTGCCTGCTGATGTTCTCCTATGCCAGCCTGGGGATCGCGCCGGTCCACCAAACCTACCTGGTCTGTCTGGCCTATGCCATGGTGGGTGTCGGCGCGGCCGCCTATTCGCCCGCCAAATACGGCATCGTCACCGAGATGCTGCCCCCCGAGCTGCTGGTCAAGGGCAACAGCTGGATCGAAGGGCTGACGGTGATCTCCATCATCCTCGGCACGGTGCTGGGCGGCGCCTTGATCTCGCCGGAGATCTCGCACGCCATCCTGCACCACCCGCTCAGCAGCAAACTGGTCCACACGCCCGCCGAAGCGGCCATCCTGGTCATCGCGGGGGTGTATCTGCTGGCCGCCGCCTGCAATCTGCTGATACCCAATACGCACGTACGCTACCCGCCGCAGCAGAAGAACCCCATCCGCCTGATCTCGACGTTCGGCGGCTACGTCCGCGTGCTCTGGAAAGACAAGCTGGGCCAGATCTCGCTGGCCGTCACCACGCTGTTCTGGGGCGCCGGCGCCACCCTGCAACTGATCGTCATCGAATGGGGGCGCAGCCAGCTGGGCTACCGGCTGGACCAGGCGTCCATCCTGATGGGCATCGCGGCGGTGGGCACCGTCATCGGCTCCATCCTGGCCGGGCGCATCCCCTTGCGCAAGGCGCTCAGCGTGCTGCCGGTCGGCGCCGGCATGGGCCTGGTCGTGCTGCTGATGCCGCTGGTGCACGCCACCTGGAGCGTCTATATGCTGCTGCTCGTCGTCGGCGGGCTGGCCGGCTTCTTCGTCGTGCCGATGAATGCGCTGCTGCAGCATCGCGGGCACGTCCTGCTGTCCGCCGGCCATTCCATCGCGGTACAGAACTTCAACGAGCAGCTCAACATCCTGCTCATGGTGGCCGTCTATACGCTGCTGTTGTGGCTGAACCTGCCCATCGGCCTGATCATCGTGATTTTCGGCTCCATCGTCGCCATCCTGATGCTTATCTTCATGCGCTGGAGCCGCCGCAACATGCAGGAGCGTCCGGAACTGATAGGGCAGATCGGCCAGGAAGGCCACGGCAAGGCGCTGGAAGGCCAGGCCCACTAG
- a CDS encoding uracil-DNA glycosylase — MADAMTGAPRSVALNPLQRAWLREIGMEKIWLRQDGARPDAPARAAPVRAPAEAGAGAPPSVLPREKAQAGTDAGGAAGAVAGQPGEAAAARQAGHSSEAAAAPQPGHTPGPPGAAGSTTPGGPAPGAGKGSQARPQPSGPRPRPAASGARAASDEPATQAPPTAESLAMLDLPALREQVLACQACGLCRARRQAVFGMGAEQARWMVIGEAPGEQEDRQGLPFVGRSGQLLDAMLASVGMSREHNAYIANVIKCRPPGNRNPKPEEIAACRPYLMRQIALLKPERILVLGRFAAQTLLETDAAIGSLRGRVHSLKTDHGDIPMVVSYHPAYLLRSPGEKARAWEDLRLAATL, encoded by the coding sequence ATGGCTGACGCGATGACCGGCGCGCCCAGGTCCGTGGCGCTGAATCCGCTGCAGCGTGCATGGCTGCGCGAGATCGGCATGGAAAAAATATGGCTGCGCCAGGACGGTGCGCGGCCGGACGCCCCGGCGCGGGCCGCGCCGGTACGGGCCCCCGCCGAAGCCGGGGCCGGCGCGCCGCCGTCCGTCTTGCCGCGGGAAAAGGCGCAGGCCGGGACGGACGCCGGGGGAGCGGCCGGGGCCGTGGCCGGGCAACCGGGCGAAGCCGCCGCGGCGCGGCAAGCCGGGCATTCCAGCGAAGCCGCCGCGGCGCCTCAGCCTGGACACACTCCCGGCCCGCCGGGCGCAGCCGGCTCGACCACGCCCGGCGGCCCCGCGCCAGGGGCGGGCAAAGGGTCGCAGGCGCGGCCCCAACCGTCTGGACCGCGCCCGCGGCCGGCGGCATCGGGCGCCCGCGCGGCCTCGGACGAGCCGGCCACGCAGGCGCCGCCCACCGCCGAATCGCTGGCCATGCTGGATCTGCCCGCCTTGCGGGAACAGGTGCTCGCATGCCAGGCATGCGGACTGTGCCGGGCGCGCCGCCAGGCCGTCTTCGGGATGGGGGCGGAACAGGCGCGCTGGATGGTGATCGGCGAAGCCCCCGGCGAACAGGAAGACCGGCAGGGGCTGCCCTTCGTCGGCCGCTCCGGCCAGTTGCTGGACGCCATGCTGGCGTCGGTCGGCATGAGCCGTGAGCACAATGCCTATATCGCGAACGTGATCAAGTGCCGGCCGCCGGGCAACCGGAATCCCAAGCCGGAGGAAATCGCCGCGTGCCGTCCTTACCTGATGCGCCAGATCGCGCTGCTGAAGCCGGAGCGCATCCTGGTGCTGGGCCGCTTCGCCGCGCAGACGCTGCTGGAAACCGACGCCGCCATCGGCAGCCTGCGGGGCCGCGTGCACAGCCTGAAAACCGACCATGGGGACATTCCCATGGTGGTCAGCTACCACCCCGCGTATCTATTGCGCAGCCCGGGCGAAAAAGCGCGCGCCTGGGAGGATCTGCGGCTGGCCGCCACGCTGTAG
- the tsaB gene encoding tRNA (adenosine(37)-N6)-threonylcarbamoyltransferase complex dimerization subunit type 1 TsaB — protein MNSTLLALETSSSRCSVALLRDRPGGPVIATLEHEGAQEHAERLLPMARDLLRDAGLQAGDIQAVAFGQGPGGFTGLRVACGVAQGIAMAHDLPVVPVVSHLAVAAQVPARPDQAIVVALDARMEEVYLAVYRRTDGAVDSTSWETLQPPLLIAAAETVPWVENQLAEWRARTGLALVPVLAGDAWDAYARQMTPHADWSRYDALRPHARDVARLALLAWRRGETVPAEQAMPLYVRDRVAFTTAERQAGQGGNPRAAAALGAAAIQPAAAHGQPAAAAGDGHREVPVPAGGDPRKAPAPDRGADGDAAAARVTAAATAAADAVPVEMAPMTVLDLDDMERIEASVQAFPWTRRNFADALAAGYDTCVLRRAGRMLGFCILMHAPDVSHLLVVAVDKTLHRQGLGSRLIDWCVDRARQRGIGGVLLEVRPSNTGAVAFYEHHGFLRVGVRRGYYPAGRGRREDALVMQKPVPLDGGRHG, from the coding sequence ATGAACTCGACCCTGCTGGCGCTTGAAACCTCGTCCTCCCGCTGCAGCGTCGCGCTGCTGCGCGACCGTCCGGGCGGGCCTGTCATCGCCACGCTGGAGCACGAAGGGGCGCAGGAACATGCGGAACGCCTGCTGCCGATGGCGCGCGATCTGTTGCGCGATGCCGGCCTCCAGGCCGGGGACATCCAGGCGGTCGCCTTCGGCCAGGGGCCCGGCGGTTTCACCGGGCTGCGCGTCGCGTGCGGGGTAGCCCAGGGCATCGCCATGGCGCATGACCTGCCGGTCGTGCCGGTCGTCTCCCACCTGGCGGTTGCGGCGCAGGTTCCGGCGCGCCCGGACCAGGCCATCGTGGTCGCGCTGGATGCCCGCATGGAAGAGGTCTACCTGGCGGTGTACCGCCGTACAGACGGCGCGGTGGACAGCACCTCCTGGGAAACGCTCCAGCCGCCGCTGCTGATCGCCGCGGCGGAGACCGTTCCCTGGGTGGAGAACCAGCTGGCCGAGTGGCGCGCGCGTACCGGCCTGGCGCTGGTTCCCGTGCTGGCCGGCGACGCCTGGGACGCCTATGCGCGCCAGATGACGCCGCACGCCGATTGGAGCCGCTACGATGCCCTGCGCCCGCACGCCCGCGACGTCGCGCGCCTGGCCCTGCTGGCGTGGCGGCGTGGCGAAACGGTCCCTGCCGAACAGGCCATGCCTTTGTACGTGCGCGACCGCGTGGCCTTTACGACCGCCGAGCGCCAGGCCGGGCAGGGCGGCAATCCCAGGGCCGCTGCGGCCTTGGGCGCGGCCGCGATACAGCCTGCCGCGGCGCACGGCCAGCCGGCGGCAGCCGCGGGCGATGGCCATCGCGAGGTGCCGGTACCGGCCGGTGGCGATCCCCGCAAGGCGCCAGCACCCGATCGCGGCGCCGATGGCGATGCGGCGGCCGCGCGCGTGACCGCCGCCGCAACGGCCGCGGCGGATGCGGTACCGGTGGAAATGGCGCCGATGACGGTGCTCGATCTTGACGACATGGAGCGCATCGAGGCCTCGGTGCAGGCCTTTCCCTGGACACGCCGCAATTTCGCCGACGCGCTGGCGGCTGGCTACGACACTTGCGTCCTGCGCCGGGCCGGCCGCATGCTGGGGTTCTGCATTCTGATGCATGCGCCGGATGTGTCGCACCTGCTGGTGGTGGCGGTGGACAAGACCCTGCATCGCCAGGGCCTGGGCTCCAGGCTGATCGACTGGTGCGTGGATCGCGCCCGCCAGCGCGGCATAGGCGGCGTGTTGCTGGAGGTGCGCCCGTCGAACACGGGCGCGGTCGCGTTCTATGAGCACCATGGCTTTCTGCGCGTAGGCGTGCGCCGGGGTTATTACCCCGCGGGTCGAGGCCGCCGCGAGGATGCCCTGGTCATGCAGAAGCCGGTGCCGCTGGACGGGGGCCGCCATGGCTGA
- the ompR gene encoding two-component system response regulator OmpR, with the protein MNTQNTTPTRKVLVVDDDPRLRDLLRRYLSEQGFNVFVAEDAKEMGKLWQREHFDLLVLDLMLPGEDGLSICRRLRGGHDNTPIIMLTAKAEEIDRIVGLEMGADDYLSKPFNPRELLARINAILRRCGTEEHPGAPSQENESIAFGPYVLNLSTRTLTRNNEQVPITTGEFSVLKVFARHPKIPLSRDKLMELARGREYEAFDRSLDVQISRLRKLIEPNPSKPVFIQTVWGLGYVFVPDGGS; encoded by the coding sequence ATGAATACGCAAAACACCACTCCGACGCGCAAAGTCCTCGTTGTCGACGACGATCCCCGCCTCCGCGACCTGCTGCGGCGGTATCTTTCGGAACAGGGCTTCAATGTCTTCGTCGCCGAAGACGCCAAGGAAATGGGCAAGCTCTGGCAACGGGAGCATTTCGATCTTCTCGTGCTGGACCTGATGCTTCCCGGCGAGGACGGCCTGTCGATCTGCCGCCGCCTGCGGGGTGGGCACGACAATACCCCTATTATCATGCTGACGGCCAAGGCCGAGGAAATCGACCGCATCGTCGGCCTGGAAATGGGCGCGGACGACTACCTGTCCAAGCCCTTCAATCCGCGTGAACTGCTGGCGCGCATCAATGCCATCCTGCGCCGCTGCGGCACGGAAGAGCATCCCGGCGCCCCCAGCCAGGAAAACGAATCCATCGCCTTCGGTCCTTATGTGCTGAACCTGTCCACGCGCACGCTGACGCGCAACAACGAACAGGTGCCCATCACCACGGGCGAGTTCTCGGTGCTGAAGGTATTCGCCCGCCATCCCAAGATTCCCCTGTCGCGGGACAAGCTGATGGAATTGGCACGCGGCCGCGAATACGAAGCTTTCGACCGCAGCCTGGACGTGCAGATCTCCCGTCTGCGCAAACTGATCGAACCGAACCCCTCCAAACCGGTATTCATTCAAACGGTCTGGGGACTGGGCTACGTCTTTGTGCCGGACGGTGGCAGCTGA
- a CDS encoding ATP-binding protein: MLRFRSALKSMTSRIRLGLFGRTFLLLATLMLVSLGAWLQVFFSMELGPRANQMAQRVITAVNITRTALVYSQADERSKLLLDLATNEGIQVYPRELTDFAEPLPNDDYWQRVADHIRGRFGPETQIAWGVNQVPGFWVSFQIDHDLYWLVFEREQIGLTGGIEWLGWGATALLLSLVGAAVSVGFVNRPLSRLARAAQVLSRGETPAPLPENGPLEIRDLNASFNRMAKDIRQTEADRELMLAGISHDLRTPLARMRLEIEMSGVSEDARQAIDDDLAQIDHSIGQLMEYARPAGTLPQMATDVSSVLGELLDRERSHTASTGGEIEAFITPGLRARITALDLKRIVSNLLENARRYGRSGDGQAHLYMGVQSEGNIIAIEVSDRGPGIAADDVDRLLRPFSRGEAARTGVSGAGLGLAIVERLLKHVGGTLKMLPRPGGGLTARIELPKARLRNYQLDSET, from the coding sequence ATGCTCCGCTTTCGCAGCGCCCTCAAATCCATGACGTCGCGGATACGTCTGGGGCTGTTCGGCCGTACGTTCCTGCTTTTGGCCACGCTCATGCTGGTCAGCCTGGGCGCCTGGTTGCAGGTCTTCTTCAGCATGGAGCTGGGCCCGCGCGCCAACCAGATGGCGCAACGCGTCATCACGGCGGTCAACATCACCCGTACCGCCCTGGTCTACTCGCAGGCGGATGAACGCAGCAAACTCTTGCTGGACCTGGCCACCAACGAGGGCATCCAGGTCTATCCCCGGGAACTCACCGACTTCGCCGAACCGCTGCCCAACGACGATTATTGGCAGCGGGTGGCCGACCACATCCGGGGCCGTTTCGGTCCGGAAACCCAGATCGCCTGGGGGGTCAACCAGGTGCCGGGATTCTGGGTCAGTTTCCAGATCGACCACGATCTGTACTGGCTGGTGTTCGAACGCGAACAGATCGGCCTGACCGGCGGCATCGAATGGCTGGGCTGGGGCGCGACGGCCCTGCTGCTCTCCCTGGTGGGCGCGGCAGTCAGCGTCGGATTCGTGAACCGGCCGCTGTCCCGCTTGGCCCGCGCCGCGCAGGTGCTGTCGCGCGGCGAGACGCCGGCGCCCCTGCCGGAGAACGGCCCCCTGGAGATCCGCGATCTGAATGCCTCTTTCAACCGCATGGCCAAGGACATCCGGCAGACGGAGGCGGACCGCGAACTGATGCTGGCGGGCATCTCGCACGACCTGCGTACCCCCTTGGCGCGCATGCGGCTGGAAATCGAAATGAGCGGCGTCTCCGAAGATGCCCGGCAGGCGATCGACGACGACCTGGCCCAGATCGACCACAGTATCGGCCAGTTGATGGAATACGCACGGCCCGCCGGCACCCTGCCCCAAATGGCAACGGATGTGTCAAGCGTACTGGGCGAGCTCCTGGACCGCGAGCGCAGCCACACGGCCTCCACCGGCGGTGAAATCGAAGCCTTCATCACGCCGGGCCTGCGCGCCCGCATCACCGCGCTGGACCTGAAGCGCATCGTCAGCAACCTGCTGGAAAACGCCCGCCGCTATGGCCGCTCGGGTGACGGCCAGGCCCATCTGTACATGGGCGTGCAATCCGAGGGCAATATCATCGCCATCGAAGTCTCGGACCGGGGCCCCGGAATTGCGGCGGACGACGTCGACCGGCTGCTGCGGCCCTTTTCCCGTGGCGAGGCGGCGCGTACCGGCGTAAGCGGGGCGGGCCTGGGTCTGGCTATTGTCGAGCGCCTGTTGAAGCACGTCGGCGGAACCCTGAAAATGCTGCCTCGTCCCGGGGGCGGACTGACGGCGCGGATAGAATTACCCAAAGCCCGACTTAGGAATTATCAATTAGACAGTGAAACTTAA